The window TTTAACTTCTGGATTTTCTTGCGTTCAATATCTGCCTCATCAGAGAGGTAAGTCATTTCTTCATATTCCTGCAATTTTTTCTCAAAGAGAAGATGTTCTTCGTGCAACTTGCGGAAACGGGGATTCTCTTCACTTAGACGCTGGATCAAATCCTGGTCCTTCTCTGGCATGTGCACCTCCTGATTCTATGGATGGAATAAAGGGTTGGTCTGTAAAAAATAACGAACGCATAGCGGGGTTGTCAACTAGAATCCCTCTATTTTTCCTTCGTGGCCAAATTAAGTTCCGCTTCGGAAGGACGAAGATAAGAAGGCATCATCTCATCCGCAGAGAAAGTCCCTCCAGCCTGCCATTCTGAAAGGGCAAGAGCAGCGGCAGCACCCGCCCGTGGCAAGTTCAAGAAGTCTGGGGGGAAATGTGCTCGTGAAGCCATCTGTCGCACAATCAGTGACCGGTAAACGAGGGCACCGTTACCGACAAACAAAGTGTCAGCTGTTATCTCAGCAAGGAGCTTTTCAGGTTTGACTACCTGTTCTTCTGATATAGCACGAGGAAAACCGGATTCCCATCGGTAAAAGCAGCTGTAGACCTCTTGTTTGCGTGCATCCAACATGACACAGACCGGCATTTGCGTGAAAGGCAGCTGCATGGCCAGGCACTGTAACGATGATACGCCCACCAAGGGGCAGCCGAGCGCTAGTGCAAGCCCTTTCGCCGTCGCCAAACCGACGCGTAGCCCGGTAAAGGCTCCCGGACCACGAACGATACCGATAGCGTCGATGGAGTCCTTGGTCAACCCTGTCTTGACCAGGAGGTCCTCGATCGCGGCCAAAAGCCATTCCGTAGGAGTTTTGCGCGAATCCAGGTTGAACTCTGCCAGCAGATGCGTACCGTCACTTAAAGCAACACTTCCCGCAGGAGAGGCCGTCTGAATTGTCAGAAGAATTGGCGGCAAGTCAGTTTCCTATCATACGTACAATATCGTTGTAAAAAGCCAGTACCATCAACAGGAGCAGAAGAATCAGGCCAATCTGTTGAGCCCACTCCCTGGCGCGCAACGAGATGGGCCTGCGGAAGACCAATTCAAAGAAGTAGAAGAAGAGATGACCACCATCGAGGATCGGGATCGGCAAAAGGTTAAGAATTCCCAGTTGAATACTTAGAAAAGCGAGCACGCTTATGATGCTGGAGATATCTGTTTGTGCTGCCTGTCCGGCGATCTGAACAACAGTGATCGGTCCACCAATATTACTGGTCGAAACATGTCCGGCAAACAATTTTTGAATAAAGACCAGTGTCAGTTCAATCAAATCCAGACTACGCTCGGCACCTGCAGTCACAGCGGCCCCAAAAGAAAAACGTTTAAAAAGGGTCTCCTGCTGAGGAGCCACTCCGATCAGAAAGCTATCGCCGCCATCGGTTTTTTCCGGCACCAGCTCAAAAGTGAGCAGCTCACCATCTCTTTCAACGACAACCGCTGTGGGCTCACCATCCGTCTCCTGAATCGAGCCTTTGAGCTGATACCAGGAGACGATGTCTCGCCCACCAACCGAGAGGATCAGGTCGCCCTCTTCGAGGCCCGCGTCAAGGGCTGGCATCGCGGGAGCCAAGCCTCCGATCACGGCTTTTTGTTCAGGCAGAAGGCCGATTGACTGCAGACCTTCAAGGCCACCATTTTCTGGGTCGACGGTCAGTTCGGCTGTAAGGCCATCGCGCTCGAAGGTGAAGACAATCGGCTCACCGGCACTATTCACCAGGGCCGGACCGGTATCTGTCCAACTTTCTACCCCCAGACCACTGATTGCAGTAATGCAGTCACCAATCAGGAAACCAGCCTCTTCAGCGTCTGATTCGGGGAGAACATAGCCAACGCAGGGTTTTTCTTCCAGGTAGGCCGGCAGGTTAATCCCTGTCATATAGGCCAGTGGCAAGATCATAAAGGGCAGAACCAAGTTCATAATCGGACCGGCTGCCACAATCGCCATACGCCTGGATAATGGAATTTTAGAGAACGAGCGATGTTCTTCTTCTGGATCGAGTTCGCCGTCTTCGCCCTGCTCGCCTCCACCCTCACCAAGCATTTGCACATAACCGCCCAAGGGAATGGCGCAGATCATGTATTCTGTCTCACCATATTGATGGGAGAGCAGGCGAGGACCAAAACCGAGTGAAAACTTAAGGACTTTGACGCCACAGAACTTGGCAACACAGAAATGGCCAAGTTCGTGAACAAAGACTAGAATGCCCAGCATGATGATACCGGCGGCTATAGTAATCACGGGTAAGAAGCTCCTTGGATTTCACAGATAACATCATGGGCGGTCTGACGAGCCCAGGCGTCTGCGGAAAGAATCTGTTCCAGACTGGAAGCCGCACTGCTTGAATGTTTCTCGACAACCGAACCTATGATTCGTGGGATATCAAGGAAACCAACTTTTTCATGCAGAAAAGCATCCACGGCCAGTTCATTGGCTGCATTCAGCACAGCGGGTGTCGTGCCACCGCGTCTGATAGCATCGTAAGCCAGCCCCAGGCACGGGAAATATTGGCTGTTTGGAGCAGCAAAATTTAACTGACCGAGACGGCAAAGATCAAGGGCAGGCAACTCAAGAGGTAACCGCTCAGGATAAGTCAGTGCATAGGCAATCGGCGTTTTCATGTCAGGGATACCTAGCTGCGCCAGAAGTGCACCGTCTACATACTCGACCAGGGAATGAACAATACTCTCCGGATGGATATGAACATCAATCTTCTCAACCGGGACATTGAAGAGCCAGTGAGCTTCGATCACCTCCAGCCCTTTGTTCATCATGGTTGCCGAATCAATTGTGATTTTTCGGCCCATAGTCCAATTAGGGTGTGCCAGGGCATCCTGCGGGGTGACTTCTTGCAGATCCTCGAGAGACCAATTACGGAAGGGCCCTCCGGACGCTGTCAGAATCAATCGTCGCACATCAGCTTTTCGATGTCCTTCAAGCGACTGAAAAATCGCCGAGTGCTCACTATCAACAGGAAAAAGGCGGCAACCGGATTCGGCGGCGGCACTCATAACCAGCTCGCCGGCGATCACCAGCGTCTCCTTGTTAGCGAGAGCAACATCCCGGCCAGCGTTAATAGCAGCAAGTGTTGGTTCAAGACCGGCAGCCCCCACTATGGCTGAGACAACCATGTCGGCCGGAGACTCTACGGCACAAGAGATCAGACCGGCGGTTCCATAAAGAACCCGTGGGCCGTCTGCACCGATTCGTTCTCGCAGGCGCTGCGCGTTTTGCTGGTCTGGCACCGCAACAAGTTGGGGACGAAAGCGTGCAATCTGCTCTTCAAGCAAGGCGAGGTTTCGGCCTGCCGTCAGCGCAACAACCTCGAAACAGTCGGGGTGCTCGGTAACGATTTCCAGAGTGCTCACACCGATCGATCCGGTCGAGCCAAGAATGGCCAGTCGTTTCATGCAAAAACCCACACGGCGTAATAATAGGTCACGGGAAAAGCGAAGAGGAGACTATCGAGACGATCGAGGATGCCACCGTGGCCCGGGATCAGCGAGCCTGAGTCCTTTACACCAAAACTTCTTTTCAGCAACGATTCAACCAGATCACCAACCTGGCTGAACGCGCCAACCCCTAATCCCAGAAGAAATATATCGACAGCGCCCAGTTCTGCAAAAAAAACAAGTTTACAAATCAAGGCACCAAGGACGCCGCCGGCAAGCCCGCCAATTGAGCCTTCAATACTCTTTTTAGGACTGACCGCTTCGTAAAGGCGGGTCTTTCCCCAGGTTCTGCCAACGAAGTAAGCCATAGAATCACTGGCCATAACAACAAGTAGCACGAGGAAGATCCA of the Deltaproteobacteria bacterium IMCC39524 genome contains:
- a CDS encoding 1-deoxy-D-xylulose-5-phosphate reductoisomerase, with product MKRLAILGSTGSIGVSTLEIVTEHPDCFEVVALTAGRNLALLEEQIARFRPQLVAVPDQQNAQRLRERIGADGPRVLYGTAGLISCAVESPADMVVSAIVGAAGLEPTLAAINAGRDVALANKETLVIAGELVMSAAAESGCRLFPVDSEHSAIFQSLEGHRKADVRRLILTASGGPFRNWSLEDLQEVTPQDALAHPNWTMGRKITIDSATMMNKGLEVIEAHWLFNVPVEKIDVHIHPESIVHSLVEYVDGALLAQLGIPDMKTPIAYALTYPERLPLELPALDLCRLGQLNFAAPNSQYFPCLGLAYDAIRRGGTTPAVLNAANELAVDAFLHEKVGFLDIPRIIGSVVEKHSSSAASSLEQILSADAWARQTAHDVICEIQGASYP
- a CDS encoding DUF465 domain-containing protein, encoding MPEKDQDLIQRLSEENPRFRKLHEEHLLFEKKLQEYEEMTYLSDEADIERKKIQKLKLAGKDEMESILQDLRQ
- the tsaB gene encoding tRNA (adenosine(37)-N6)-threonylcarbamoyltransferase complex dimerization subunit type 1 TsaB, which codes for MPPILLTIQTASPAGSVALSDGTHLLAEFNLDSRKTPTEWLLAAIEDLLVKTGLTKDSIDAIGIVRGPGAFTGLRVGLATAKGLALALGCPLVGVSSLQCLAMQLPFTQMPVCVMLDARKQEVYSCFYRWESGFPRAISEEQVVKPEKLLAEITADTLFVGNGALVYRSLIVRQMASRAHFPPDFLNLPRAGAAAALALSEWQAGGTFSADEMMPSYLRPSEAELNLATKEK
- the rseP gene encoding RIP metalloprotease RseP; this translates as MITIAAGIIMLGILVFVHELGHFCVAKFCGVKVLKFSLGFGPRLLSHQYGETEYMICAIPLGGYVQMLGEGGGEQGEDGELDPEEEHRSFSKIPLSRRMAIVAAGPIMNLVLPFMILPLAYMTGINLPAYLEEKPCVGYVLPESDAEEAGFLIGDCITAISGLGVESWTDTGPALVNSAGEPIVFTFERDGLTAELTVDPENGGLEGLQSIGLLPEQKAVIGGLAPAMPALDAGLEEGDLILSVGGRDIVSWYQLKGSIQETDGEPTAVVVERDGELLTFELVPEKTDGGDSFLIGVAPQQETLFKRFSFGAAVTAGAERSLDLIELTLVFIQKLFAGHVSTSNIGGPITVVQIAGQAAQTDISSIISVLAFLSIQLGILNLLPIPILDGGHLFFYFFELVFRRPISLRAREWAQQIGLILLLLLMVLAFYNDIVRMIGN